Proteins encoded by one window of Arachis hypogaea cultivar Tifrunner chromosome 1, arahy.Tifrunner.gnm2.J5K5, whole genome shotgun sequence:
- the LOC112805773 gene encoding large ribosomal subunit protein uL15x has translation MGFAYKSLNPNCIPCGRSIITHRSSSSSSKQREKMTTRFKKNRKKRGHVSAGHGRIGKHRKHPGGRGNAGGMHHHRILFDKYHPGYFGKVGMRYFHKLRNKFHCPIVNIDKLWSLVPQELKDKASKDGTKAPLIDVTQFGYFKVLGKGILPENQPVVVKAKLVSKVAEKKIKEAGGAVVLTA, from the coding sequence ATGGGCTTCGCGTataaatccctaaaccctaattgCATCCCCTGTGGCCGCTCCATTATCACACAcagaagcagcagcagcagcagcaaacaAAGAGAGAAAATGACGACGAGATTCaagaagaacaggaagaagagagGTCACGTCAGCGCCGGCCACGGGCGTATTGGAAAGCACCGGAAGCACCCGGGAGGTCGTGGTAACGCCGGAGGAATGCACCACCACCGCATCCTCTTCGACAAGTACCATCCCGGTTACTTCGGCAAGGTCGGTATGCGGTACTTCCACAAGCTCCGCAACAAGTTCCATTGCCCTATCGTCAACATTGACAAACTCTGGTCCTTGGTTCCTCAAGAGTTGAAGGATAAGGCCTCCAAGGACGGTACCAAGGCGCCGTTGATTGACGTCACGCAATTCGGttacttcaaggttttggggaagGGGATTCTTCCTGAGAACCAACCTGTGGTCGTGAAGGCCAAGCTTGTTTCAAAGGTTGCGGAGAAGAAGATCAAGGAGGCTGGTGGTGCTGTTGTTCTCACCGCTTGA